One part of the Bacillus sp. FJAT-45350 genome encodes these proteins:
- the trpA gene encoding tryptophan synthase subunit alpha, whose amino-acid sequence MSNPRFEACVKDQRNLFIPFIMAGDPHPDVTIELALILEEAGANVIELGIPYSDPLADGPVIQESAKRALANGTTLENAMGLVPKMRERGLTIPVVVFTYYNPLLQFGEERFIAEAAKYGVDGLLVPDLPHEESESLRQMCHDNQISYISLVAPTSNARIEMIASQAEGFLYCVSSLGVTGVRDHFDDKVYDFLSTVRKHSTAPIAVGFGISKREQVEALAPYCDGIIVGSAIIRLVEQNKELLINEKNRKEGLLKIKRYIESLISS is encoded by the coding sequence GTGAGTAATCCACGTTTTGAAGCATGTGTGAAAGACCAGCGAAATTTATTTATACCATTTATAATGGCTGGAGATCCTCATCCTGATGTGACGATTGAGTTAGCTCTCATACTTGAGGAAGCAGGGGCAAACGTAATTGAATTAGGAATCCCATATTCTGATCCTTTAGCAGATGGACCAGTCATTCAAGAGTCGGCAAAACGAGCTCTAGCAAATGGTACAACTCTAGAAAATGCGATGGGTCTTGTACCAAAAATGAGAGAACGAGGGTTAACAATACCTGTCGTAGTTTTTACTTATTATAATCCTCTCCTTCAATTTGGAGAAGAACGGTTTATTGCGGAAGCAGCAAAGTATGGAGTGGACGGTCTGCTCGTTCCTGACTTACCACATGAAGAAAGTGAAAGCCTACGTCAGATGTGTCACGATAACCAAATATCATATATATCCCTCGTTGCTCCCACATCTAATGCTCGTATTGAAATGATTGCATCGCAAGCCGAGGGGTTCCTATACTGTGTTTCTTCATTAGGAGTAACAGGTGTAAGGGATCATTTTGATGATAAAGTGTATGACTTTTTATCGACAGTTCGTAAACATTCAACTGCTCCGATTGCAGTTGGTTTTGGAATAAGTAAACGAGAACAAGTGGAAGCATTAGCTCCGTATTGTGATGGAATCATAGTTGGAAGCGCGATTATTCGGCTTGTTGAACAGAATAAAGAATTGTTAATAAATGAAAAAAACAGAAAAGAAGGATTATTAAAAATAAAAAGATATATTGAGTCTTTGATTTCTTCGTAA
- the trpB gene encoding tryptophan synthase subunit beta, giving the protein MSIIYPDKYGRFGEFGGKYVPETLMNVLTELEEELEKVLHDEEFQSEYLDHLVKYAGRPTALTFAENMTNHFNGAKIYLKREDLLHTGAHKLNNAMGQALLAKRMGKKKIVAETGAGQHGVATATIAARFGLECKVFMGAEDMERQALNVFRMELLGAEVIPATSGSQTLKDATNEAIRYWVSHADDTFYLIGSVVGPHPYPKMVREFQRIIGDEARKQFIELEGVLPTEIIACVGGGSNAIGMFYPFLKDPVSLVGVEAAGKGVNTTEHAATITKGSKGVIHGSLTYLIQDEVGQIIEPYSISAGLDYPGIGPEHAHLASTGRVKYESITDKEALDALKLLSEKEGIIPAIESAHALAEAFKRAPKLNPSESILICLSGRGDKDVHTLMKHFRGDQSE; this is encoded by the coding sequence ATGAGCATAATTTATCCAGATAAATATGGGAGATTTGGAGAGTTTGGTGGAAAATACGTTCCTGAAACATTAATGAACGTGTTAACTGAATTAGAAGAGGAGCTAGAAAAAGTTCTACATGATGAGGAATTTCAAAGCGAATACCTCGATCATTTAGTTAAATATGCCGGTCGTCCAACGGCTTTAACATTTGCTGAAAACATGACCAATCATTTCAATGGTGCAAAAATTTATTTAAAGAGGGAAGATCTTCTTCACACAGGTGCACATAAATTAAATAATGCAATGGGGCAAGCGCTTCTTGCTAAACGTATGGGTAAGAAAAAAATTGTTGCTGAAACAGGTGCGGGTCAGCACGGTGTTGCCACAGCGACAATTGCTGCTCGTTTTGGTCTTGAATGTAAAGTCTTTATGGGTGCAGAAGATATGGAACGACAGGCATTAAATGTGTTTCGGATGGAGTTGTTAGGTGCAGAAGTCATTCCAGCTACATCAGGAAGCCAAACGTTAAAGGATGCAACAAATGAGGCAATTCGTTATTGGGTGTCTCACGCAGATGATACCTTCTATTTAATTGGTTCTGTAGTAGGGCCACATCCTTATCCGAAAATGGTTCGTGAATTTCAACGCATTATTGGTGATGAAGCAAGAAAACAATTTATCGAGCTTGAAGGAGTACTGCCTACTGAGATAATTGCTTGTGTAGGTGGAGGAAGTAATGCGATTGGCATGTTTTACCCATTTTTAAAAGACCCTGTTTCACTTGTTGGAGTTGAAGCAGCTGGAAAGGGAGTAAATACAACTGAACATGCTGCTACGATTACGAAGGGGAGCAAAGGAGTTATTCATGGTTCTCTGACGTATTTAATTCAAGATGAAGTTGGACAGATTATAGAACCATACTCAATTTCAGCAGGGTTAGATTATCCTGGAATAGGACCAGAGCATGCTCACCTAGCAAGCACTGGTAGGGTTAAATATGAGTCAATAACAGATAAAGAAGCATTAGACGCTCTGAAACTATTATCTGAAAAAGAAGGGATTATCCCAGCTATTGAATCAGCTCATGCATTAGCAGAAGCATTTAAAAGAGCCCCTAAACTAAATCCTAGTGAATCCATTCTAATCTGTCTATCAGGTCGTGGTGACAAAGACGTTCATACATTAATGAAGCATTTCAGAGGTGATCAAAGTGAGTAA
- the aroA gene encoding 3-phosphoshikimate 1-carboxyvinyltransferase, with amino-acid sequence MVTKAVNKAKQGLIGELNVPGDKSISHRAVMFGALANGTTTVEGFLPGEDCLSTIACFRKLGVSIEQTEDRVTVEGKGWFGLQEPCDILDVGNSGTTTRLMLGILATQPFHSVVIGDESIGKRPMSRVTVPLREMGAQIDGRNSGDLAPLSIRGGNTKGIHFQSKVASAQVKSAILLAGMNSTGETKVTEPHLSRDHTERMLEAFGATVERDGLTVSVQGGQELTAQHVIVPGDISSAAFFLVAGAIVPNSQITLKNVGVNPTRTGIIDVLQKMGASLTITNERTANGEPVADLKISTSSLKGVEISGDIIPRLIDEIPVIALLATQAEGQTIIKDAEELKVKETNRIDTVVSELKKLGASIRATDDGMIIEGGSSLTGAVTSSHGDHRIGMTLAVAGCLTDGEVTIEGSEAIAVSYPSFFEHLESLDK; translated from the coding sequence ATGGTAACGAAAGCAGTAAATAAAGCCAAACAAGGGCTAATAGGGGAATTAAATGTTCCTGGGGACAAGTCGATTTCTCATCGGGCGGTCATGTTTGGTGCTCTTGCTAATGGAACAACTACGGTTGAAGGATTTTTACCTGGAGAAGATTGTTTAAGTACAATTGCTTGTTTTAGAAAGCTTGGAGTATCAATTGAGCAGACAGAAGACAGAGTAACAGTTGAAGGAAAAGGCTGGTTTGGCTTACAGGAGCCTTGTGACATTTTAGATGTTGGAAATTCAGGGACCACAACAAGATTAATGCTTGGAATCTTAGCAACACAGCCTTTTCATTCAGTTGTCATTGGGGATGAGTCAATTGGTAAGAGACCTATGTCTCGTGTAACTGTTCCTCTTAGAGAAATGGGAGCGCAAATTGATGGTAGAAACTCAGGAGATTTAGCCCCTCTCTCCATACGTGGCGGTAATACAAAAGGAATTCACTTTCAATCCAAAGTAGCTAGTGCGCAAGTGAAGTCAGCGATTCTACTTGCAGGTATGAACAGTACTGGAGAAACGAAAGTAACAGAACCACATCTTTCAAGGGATCACACTGAACGTATGCTAGAAGCCTTTGGTGCTACTGTCGAGAGGGATGGGTTGACTGTCTCTGTTCAAGGTGGACAGGAATTAACAGCACAGCATGTTATTGTGCCAGGTGATATATCATCAGCGGCCTTTTTCTTAGTGGCAGGTGCTATTGTACCTAATAGTCAGATTACATTAAAAAATGTAGGAGTTAACCCAACAAGAACAGGTATTATTGATGTACTGCAAAAAATGGGAGCATCATTAACAATCACAAATGAAAGAACGGCGAATGGTGAACCGGTGGCTGATCTAAAGATTTCAACATCTAGTTTAAAAGGGGTAGAGATTAGTGGTGATATCATTCCAAGATTAATCGATGAAATTCCTGTTATTGCCCTGTTAGCAACACAGGCTGAAGGTCAAACGATTATAAAAGATGCGGAAGAGCTTAAGGTGAAAGAAACGAATAGAATCGATACGGTCGTAAGTGAATTAAAAAAATTAGGTGCATCGATTAGAGCAACTGATGATGGAATGATCATCGAAGGGGGATCGTCTCTTACTGGAGCGGTAACTAGCAGTCACGGCGATCACCGTATTGGTATGACATTAGCAGTTGCTGGTT
- the hisC gene encoding histidinol-phosphate transaminase, with the protein MKAKEQLIGLPSYKPGKPIEEVKREFGLERVVKLASNENPFGSSTLAQKAISDTVSNTALYPDGYAGELRDKVAEFVGVKKEQLVFGNGSDEIIQFLCRTFLRPGLNTVTAYPTFSQYKLNAVIEGAEIREIPSKDGVHDLAAMLEAIDENTRIVWVCNPNNPSGTYVNETEFLEFLEQVPKHVLVVSDEAYYEYVTAEDFPVTIPLIEKYENLMVLRTFSKAYGLAALRVGFGVAQASTISLLDPVRPPFNTTSFGHVAAMAALDDQEFIKDCYDKNVEGIKQYVDFCEKHNLKYYPTQANFILIDFERPGNEVFDYLLSRGYIIRSGEALGFPTCARITVGSKEENDGIINELTRLLEEATVSPQ; encoded by the coding sequence ATGAAAGCAAAAGAACAACTAATTGGCTTACCATCTTATAAGCCAGGAAAACCAATTGAAGAAGTTAAACGTGAATTCGGTCTTGAACGAGTAGTGAAGCTAGCGTCAAATGAAAACCCGTTCGGATCATCTACATTAGCACAAAAGGCAATTAGTGATACTGTATCAAATACTGCACTATATCCTGATGGCTATGCAGGTGAATTACGTGATAAAGTGGCAGAATTTGTCGGTGTAAAAAAAGAACAATTAGTGTTTGGAAATGGTTCAGATGAAATTATTCAATTCTTATGTCGTACGTTTTTACGACCAGGACTGAATACAGTTACAGCATATCCAACATTTTCCCAATATAAATTAAATGCAGTAATAGAAGGTGCAGAAATTCGCGAAATCCCTTCAAAAGATGGGGTACATGATTTAGCTGCTATGTTAGAAGCAATTGATGAAAATACTCGTATTGTTTGGGTTTGTAATCCAAATAACCCATCTGGTACGTATGTAAACGAAACGGAGTTCCTAGAATTCTTAGAGCAAGTTCCTAAACACGTATTAGTTGTGTCTGATGAGGCTTACTATGAATATGTAACTGCAGAGGATTTTCCAGTGACAATTCCTCTTATTGAAAAGTACGAGAATCTAATGGTATTACGTACTTTCTCAAAAGCATATGGATTAGCTGCATTAAGAGTAGGGTTTGGCGTAGCACAAGCGTCTACAATTTCGTTGCTTGATCCAGTACGCCCGCCATTTAATACAACGTCGTTTGGGCATGTTGCAGCGATGGCAGCATTAGATGATCAAGAGTTTATTAAAGATTGTTATGATAAAAATGTAGAAGGAATTAAGCAGTATGTTGATTTCTGTGAAAAGCATAATCTTAAATACTACCCTACACAAGCAAACTTTATTTTAATTGATTTTGAACGTCCGGGTAATGAGGTGTTTGATTATTTATTAAGCCGAGGGTACATTATTCGTTCTGGAGAAGCATTAGGCTTCCCGACATGTGCACGAATTACAGTAGGTAGTAAAGAAGAAAACGATGGAATTATTAATGAACTAACTCGTCTATTAGAAGAAGCTACGGTTTCCCCTCAATAA
- the trpE gene encoding anthranilate synthase component I, which produces MFKTSLSTFCEDAKSYQTVPVVSHFFADTLTPIQIFQQLENEATFLLESKDEQSPWSRYSFIGLDPFLYLYEHGEGYVLETKDKQRIYEGEHFQDTFDQALAYVNVKPIDVPIPFKGGAVGYMSYDTVEKIEPVLATDEVADEGYIHFVFCETIISYDHINKEMYVVTQPRISGESTSHHEEIYQAATKKINNIVAKITTRGEEHKLFAPPTTSAEVDFSRVKSNYERSKFLSDVGKIKEYIKSGDIFQAVLSQRFEVDITVNALEIYRVLRMINPSPYLFYLKINNLEIVGSSPERLVQVQDGHIEIHPIAGTRPRGNSKEEDQQLAKELLADEKERAEHFMLVDLARNDVGRVAKYGSVKTPVLLEIGKFSHVMHIISKVTGEIANDVHPINVLGASFPAGTVSGAPKIRAMEILQEIEPTKRGIYAGAIGYLGYDGNIDSCIAIRTMVIKNKKAYVQAGAGVVADSVAENEYEETRNKAKALIKAIQVAEAMFGEKEEVTSHV; this is translated from the coding sequence ATGTTTAAAACTTCATTATCGACTTTTTGTGAGGATGCCAAATCCTATCAAACGGTTCCTGTCGTGAGTCATTTTTTTGCAGATACGTTAACACCCATTCAAATTTTTCAACAGCTAGAAAATGAGGCTACGTTCTTACTTGAAAGTAAGGATGAACAGTCTCCATGGTCAAGATACTCTTTTATAGGTTTAGATCCTTTTCTTTACTTATATGAACATGGAGAAGGGTATGTTCTTGAAACAAAGGACAAACAAAGAATTTATGAAGGCGAGCATTTTCAAGATACGTTTGATCAAGCATTAGCTTATGTAAATGTAAAACCAATTGATGTTCCTATTCCATTTAAAGGTGGAGCTGTTGGTTATATGTCATATGATACTGTTGAAAAAATTGAGCCTGTTTTAGCGACTGACGAGGTAGCTGATGAAGGGTATATTCATTTCGTATTCTGTGAAACAATCATCTCTTATGACCACATCAATAAAGAAATGTATGTTGTGACTCAACCACGCATTAGTGGAGAAAGCACATCACATCATGAAGAAATATATCAAGCGGCAACGAAAAAGATTAACAACATTGTGGCGAAAATCACAACGAGAGGGGAAGAGCATAAGCTATTTGCTCCACCAACAACCTCTGCTGAAGTGGACTTTTCACGAGTGAAATCCAATTATGAACGTTCAAAGTTCCTTTCTGATGTAGGGAAAATTAAAGAGTATATAAAGTCTGGCGATATATTTCAAGCCGTATTATCCCAAAGGTTTGAGGTTGATATTACTGTAAATGCACTTGAAATATACAGAGTATTACGAATGATTAATCCATCACCTTATTTGTTTTATTTAAAAATAAATAACTTAGAAATAGTAGGTAGTTCTCCCGAACGTCTTGTACAAGTGCAGGATGGTCATATTGAAATTCATCCTATTGCTGGCACAAGACCAAGAGGCAATTCGAAAGAAGAAGATCAACAATTAGCTAAAGAACTACTAGCAGATGAGAAAGAGCGGGCTGAACATTTTATGCTTGTTGACCTTGCAAGAAATGATGTTGGAAGAGTAGCTAAATATGGGTCTGTGAAAACACCTGTATTACTCGAAATTGGTAAATTTTCACACGTTATGCATATTATTTCAAAAGTTACTGGCGAAATTGCGAATGATGTTCATCCTATCAATGTGTTAGGGGCTTCTTTTCCGGCAGGAACAGTATCAGGAGCACCTAAAATTCGCGCAATGGAAATTTTACAAGAGATTGAGCCTACTAAGCGAGGCATTTATGCAGGAGCTATTGGATATTTAGGCTATGACGGCAATATTGATTCCTGTATAGCTATTAGAACGATGGTTATAAAAAATAAAAAAGCATACGTTCAAGCGGGGGCGGGGGTAGTAGCTGACTCTGTTGCTGAAAATGAATATGAAGAAACAAGAAATAAAGCAAAAGCACTTATTAAAGCAATTCAAGTGGCGGAGGCAATGTTTGGAGAAAAAGAGGAGGTGACTTCTCATGTTTAA
- the trpC gene encoding indole-3-glycerol phosphate synthase TrpC, whose amino-acid sequence MLNKIIDTKLTEIEKIELPESIDVPHFSFYDHLANPNRELGLIAEVKKASPSKGIIKEDFHPIQIAKSYELGGADAISVLTDEQYFQGHRDYVTVVKQEVELPVLRKDFIISEIQIEESVRIGADAILLIAGIFEAERLSYLYEMAYEKGLECLVEVHSEKELEETLAVFTPKIIGVNNRNLKTFQTDLAQTEKMSRYIPEGSLFVSESGIHERRDIDRVIQAKGNAVLVGESLMRASSPEEGIVHLFGGEPIATTS is encoded by the coding sequence ATGCTTAATAAAATAATTGATACGAAATTAACTGAAATAGAAAAAATAGAACTACCTGAGTCGATTGATGTACCTCACTTTTCCTTTTATGACCATTTAGCTAACCCTAATAGAGAGCTAGGGTTAATTGCTGAAGTAAAAAAAGCATCTCCTTCTAAAGGAATCATTAAAGAGGATTTTCATCCAATTCAAATAGCCAAAAGCTATGAACTAGGTGGAGCGGATGCGATTTCTGTTCTAACAGATGAGCAGTATTTTCAAGGGCATAGAGACTATGTAACGGTGGTAAAACAGGAGGTAGAACTTCCTGTTTTGCGAAAAGATTTTATTATTAGTGAAATTCAAATAGAAGAAAGTGTTCGTATTGGTGCAGATGCGATCCTATTAATTGCAGGAATCTTTGAAGCTGAAAGATTATCATATTTATACGAAATGGCCTATGAGAAAGGACTGGAATGCTTAGTCGAGGTCCATTCAGAAAAAGAACTAGAAGAGACATTAGCTGTCTTTACACCGAAAATTATTGGAGTAAATAATCGTAATTTAAAAACGTTCCAAACAGATTTAGCACAAACTGAAAAAATGAGTCGATACATTCCTGAGGGGAGTCTCTTTGTAAGCGAGAGTGGAATTCATGAAAGAAGGGACATTGATCGAGTCATTCAAGCGAAGGGAAATGCAGTATTAGTCGGTGAATCGTTGATGAGAGCGTCTTCCCCAGAAGAAGGGATTGTTCATTTGTTTGGAGGGGAGCCAATTGCGACCACTTCTTAA
- the aroH gene encoding chorismate mutase translates to MVRGIRGATTVKVNEEETILDATEILVHKMIEANDIKAEDVAHVLITVTHDLDSTFPAKSLRRFKEWTYVPVICSLEIPVPGSLEKCVRILMTVETERTQQEVQHIYLEDAVKLRPDLQLTKEQD, encoded by the coding sequence TTGGTTAGAGGTATTCGTGGAGCAACGACTGTAAAAGTAAATGAAGAAGAGACAATACTAGATGCAACTGAGATTCTCGTACATAAAATGATAGAAGCTAATGATATTAAGGCAGAAGATGTTGCGCATGTATTAATCACTGTTACACATGATCTTGATTCTACATTTCCTGCTAAATCATTACGTCGCTTTAAAGAGTGGACGTATGTTCCTGTCATATGCTCATTAGAAATTCCCGTTCCAGGGAGTCTTGAGAAATGTGTTCGAATCCTAATGACTGTAGAGACTGAGCGTACTCAACAAGAGGTGCAGCATATTTATTTAGAAGACGCGGTGAAACTAAGACCAGATTTACAATTGACAAAAGAGCAAGATTAA
- a CDS encoding prephenate dehydrogenase: MSKRKVFFIGLGLIGGSIALAIKREHDVVISGYDIDEHQVKMALSLKVVDEVADSIKDGVMDADLIILATPVTKTEQLLERLMTFDLKPGAIITDVGSTKKRIFEKSRCLEEKDICFIGGHPMAGSHKSGVEAARAHLFENAFYILTPTEETDSRRVIQLQNWLKGTKAKFIELTPEQHDDLAGAVSHFPHIIAASLVHQVAKIEEKDPLVSRLAAGGFRDITRIASGSPVMWRDILLHNKDSLLSLLEKWQGEMSYVQKLIEQSDDENIHRYFEEAKQFRDGLPIHKKGAIPAFYDLYVDVPDHPGVISDVTGILAKANISITNIRIIETREDIMGVLRLSFRSSEDRNEGKNILEKELYETYIME; the protein is encoded by the coding sequence GTGTCAAAGCGTAAGGTTTTTTTTATTGGTTTAGGACTTATCGGTGGTTCAATCGCTTTAGCTATTAAGAGAGAGCATGATGTTGTCATCTCAGGTTATGATATAGATGAACACCAAGTGAAGATGGCTTTATCTCTTAAGGTCGTTGATGAAGTTGCAGATTCGATTAAAGATGGTGTGATGGATGCTGATTTAATTATTTTAGCTACACCTGTTACAAAAACAGAACAGTTGTTAGAACGATTAATGACGTTTGACTTAAAGCCTGGAGCGATTATTACTGATGTAGGTAGTACAAAAAAGCGTATATTTGAAAAATCAAGATGCCTTGAAGAGAAAGACATTTGCTTTATTGGTGGACATCCGATGGCTGGTTCACATAAAAGTGGTGTAGAAGCTGCAAGAGCTCATTTATTTGAAAATGCCTTCTATATATTAACGCCAACCGAAGAGACTGATAGCAGAAGAGTCATCCAACTGCAAAATTGGCTGAAGGGCACAAAGGCAAAATTCATTGAATTGACACCGGAGCAGCATGATGATTTAGCAGGTGCGGTTAGTCATTTTCCTCATATTATTGCTGCAAGCCTCGTTCATCAAGTTGCGAAAATAGAAGAGAAAGACCCACTTGTTTCAAGGTTAGCTGCGGGGGGATTCCGTGATATTACACGTATTGCATCGGGAAGTCCTGTAATGTGGCGAGATATACTTCTCCATAACAAAGATAGCTTGCTTTCCCTATTAGAAAAATGGCAGGGAGAAATGAGCTATGTTCAAAAGCTAATAGAGCAATCGGATGACGAAAATATACATCGATACTTTGAAGAAGCTAAGCAATTTCGTGATGGATTGCCTATACATAAGAAAGGGGCTATTCCAGCCTTTTATGATTTGTATGTCGATGTACCTGATCACCCTGGTGTTATTTCCGATGTGACGGGTATTTTGGCAAAAGCAAATATAAGTATTACAAATATACGTATCATCGAAACTAGAGAAGATATCATGGGGGTTCTTCGCCTAAGTTTCCGCTCATCAGAGGATAGGAATGAAGGTAAGAACATTTTAGAAAAAGAATTATATGAGACATATATAATGGAGTGA
- a CDS encoding phosphoribosylanthranilate isomerase, with product MRPLLKYCGNHSLADLQHVVKSNADYIGVVFAESKRRVTPLELFTWLAEVKLRPEQKLVGLFVNATFSEIENVISKIPLDIIQCHGNETVSVVRELKEKLNLPIWKVIHHDEEAVQTMEQYAPFVSAYVIDSKVKDQWGGTGQVFDWSHIPSYIDEGIHLNRPVFIAGGINGENVHELVAYQPDGIDISSGIEEDGSKSSVKMTEIEKRITEHEHNLSR from the coding sequence TTGCGACCACTTCTTAAGTATTGTGGGAACCATTCGTTAGCGGACCTACAACATGTTGTAAAAAGTAATGCTGATTACATTGGTGTTGTCTTTGCTGAGAGTAAGAGAAGAGTAACTCCGCTAGAACTGTTTACTTGGCTAGCGGAAGTAAAGCTACGACCAGAGCAGAAGCTTGTAGGGCTATTTGTTAATGCAACTTTTTCAGAAATTGAGAATGTTATCTCAAAAATACCTTTAGATATTATTCAATGTCACGGTAATGAAACAGTTTCAGTAGTAAGAGAATTAAAAGAGAAATTAAATCTCCCAATATGGAAAGTGATTCATCATGATGAAGAGGCTGTGCAAACGATGGAACAATATGCACCATTTGTTTCTGCCTATGTTATTGATAGTAAAGTAAAAGATCAATGGGGTGGAACTGGTCAAGTCTTTGATTGGAGTCATATACCTTCATATATCGATGAAGGAATCCATTTAAATAGACCTGTATTTATTGCAGGTGGCATTAATGGTGAGAATGTTCACGAGCTTGTAGCGTATCAGCCTGATGGAATTGATATTTCTAGTGGAATTGAAGAAGACGGTTCAAAAAGTAGTGTGAAAATGACAGAGATAGAAAAGAGGATTACTGAACATGAGCATAATTTATCCAGATAA
- the trpD gene encoding anthranilate phosphoribosyltransferase, producing MFKEILAKCIDGATLTEVEAKTIMDEIMTGKASPSQISSLLSILRFRGETVDEMTGFARSMKSHVTTIPHQEGQLIDTCGTGGDKAKTFNISTVTAIVLSSMGVKVAKHGNRAVSSKSGSADVLENLGVSIQGSPEEAASALKSNGMCFLFAPLYHHAMKHAVTPRKEIGFRTIFNLLGPMTNPANADRQLIGVFDTNYAEKMASTLQRLGTKRAMLVTGGEGLDECSISTHTNVVELRNGIIERYTITPEEVGLKRGPLSDIQVQSTEESARMIESIIHGEGNETATNIVLLNTAAGLYVSDEVETLKEGVQLAKEALTSGKVFEQFQRLQVERQEINHA from the coding sequence ATGTTTAAAGAGATTTTAGCGAAATGTATTGATGGGGCTACGTTAACAGAAGTAGAAGCAAAGACAATTATGGATGAGATTATGACGGGGAAGGCTTCACCAAGTCAAATTTCTAGCTTACTATCGATTCTTAGGTTCCGTGGCGAAACAGTAGATGAAATGACAGGGTTTGCACGTTCAATGAAAAGTCATGTGACGACAATTCCACATCAAGAGGGGCAGCTTATTGATACGTGTGGTACTGGGGGAGATAAAGCAAAAACGTTTAATATTTCTACAGTGACGGCGATTGTTTTATCTTCTATGGGAGTGAAGGTAGCCAAACATGGAAATCGTGCAGTTTCATCAAAAAGTGGGAGTGCAGATGTATTAGAAAACCTCGGTGTGTCTATTCAGGGAAGTCCAGAAGAAGCAGCTTCTGCCTTAAAGAGTAATGGAATGTGCTTTCTATTCGCTCCCTTATACCATCATGCAATGAAGCATGCAGTGACACCAAGAAAAGAAATTGGCTTCAGAACGATATTTAACCTATTAGGACCAATGACAAACCCCGCCAATGCAGATAGGCAGTTAATCGGTGTTTTTGATACAAATTATGCAGAAAAAATGGCAAGTACTCTCCAAAGACTAGGAACGAAGAGGGCGATGCTTGTGACTGGTGGAGAAGGTCTTGATGAATGTTCCATTTCGACTCATACAAACGTAGTTGAGCTAAGAAATGGAATAATTGAAAGGTATACAATCACTCCTGAAGAGGTTGGTTTGAAACGAGGCCCACTATCAGATATCCAGGTACAATCAACGGAAGAAAGTGCAAGAATGATAGAGTCGATTATTCATGGAGAAGGAAACGAAACAGCAACTAATATAGTTCTTTTAAATACAGCAGCAGGCTTATATGTATCTGACGAAGTCGAAACATTAAAAGAAGGGGTACAGCTTGCGAAAGAGGCACTAACATCTGGAAAAGTGTTTGAGCAGTTTCAAAGGTTGCAAGTAGAAAGGCAGGAGATAAATCATGCTTAA